The following nucleotide sequence is from Flavimarina sp. Hel_I_48.
CAACCAGCAGTTGACTGGCGAGCAAGATAACTTCTGCATTATCAATATAAAAAGGGGGCAGCACATCTTTTAAAAGTATAAAACCTACCGCAAACACCGCTTCTATTAAAAAAACCTGTAAAAATAAAGACAGCGCTATGCGTCGCATATTTTGATAATCTAGTTTGCCCTTTTGATTGCCCACGCGTATGGTGGCCGTTACCCCAAGCCCTACGGCAATCATAAACGTCATTGCGGCAAGGTTAAGGGCAATTTGATTTGCAGCCTGTGCATTAGTGCCCAAGATTCCACTTAAAAAGATACACGAGGTAAAAAGCGCCACTTCAAACAACATCTGCATGGCAGTGGGAAAACCCAAGTCAAAGATCCGCTTAAAAATTGCCAATTTAAAAGCTTTACGACGTGTCCAGATAAAATAAGGTTTGAATTTCTCCCTTCGGCTGAGAATGAAATAAAGCAGCCAGAGCATAAAAAAGCGGGAAATTAAGGTGCCGTACGCCGCGCCCTCAAGTTCAAGCCGCGGAAAACCTAATTTTCCATAAATGAGCAAATAGTTGAAAAACACATTTACGACGTTTGCCAAAATAGTGGCATACATCGCATAACGCGTATTGGAAAGACCGTCTGCAAATTGTTTAAAGGCCTGAAAAATCATAAGTGGTATGAGGGAAAACGCAACAATTTCCATATAAGGTATGGCAAGCACGACCACTTCTACCGGTTGGTCAAGGTAATACAACAGCGGTTTTGCGAGCAATAACAATAAAAAAAGCAGAATTCCATTAATGGTGCATAAAACGATGCCATGATGAAAATAATTGCGGCCCATTTTTGTATCTGCCGCACCATCTGCCTCTGCAATGAGTGGGGTAATCGCAAATGAAAAACCTATGCCCAGGGAAAGCGCGATAAAAACCAGGCTGTTGCCCAGGGAAACCGCGGCAAGGGGCGCTGCGCCTAACCGCCCAACCATAAGATTATCTGCCAGCGCAACAAGAATATGGCCTAGTTGGCCCAGCATTATGGGAAAGGCCAACTTAAGATTGGTATTAAATTCTTTGGTGTAATTCTTTAATTGCAATGGGGCGATTTTTTAGGACGGCAAAAATAGTCAAAGAAGTTGCAATTTAGAGCCTGCCGTTCAACTACTTTTATAGAATTAATGCCTGATGCTTTTTATTGTAAAAAAGGATTTGAATTTTAGGCAGCTAGAAGGATCATCAAAATAAATCCTACTTTACGTACATTTGCATTTTCCCCACACCATGAACGAGCAGATCAATTTTACAAATAAAAAAATTCCTGAATCCATAACGGCCGAGACCCTTAAAGCACTTTCGTATTATCCCGCTTTAAAAGACACGCCTATTGCTTTTAAGTTCAAGAAAAATATCAAGAAATCTACGATGCAGGCCCAGCCTATATTCGGTAGTTTTTTTAGATCCCGAAAAAACCGGGAATATGTAATTCTTATCAGTAAACGGGTAAAAATTGATAAAGAGGTTTTTAAGATCACAGATGTACCCTCAGATGTCTTGATAGGATGGATAGGCCACGAACTTGGCCATGTGATGGATTACAGGGAGCGGGGAACGATTGATATGTTTTTCTTCGGGATTAAATATCTGTATTCTACCGGTCATATTCAGGAAGCAGAGCGTGCGGCTGATACTTTTGCGGTTGCCCATGGTATGGGCGATTATATTTTAAAAACAAAGGATTTTATTCTCAATCACGCTGATATCTCTGAGGCTTATAAAAACCGTATACGTCAACTTTACCTTTCGCCAGAAGAAATCATGCAACTTATTGAAGAGCATAGCGACGAAGAAAAAGTCTAAAATTTGTAAAAAAATTATAAGCTGTATATTCTACTTGCTGTTAAATAAGCGTTCAATAAAATATACAGCTTAATTCAATCTATTGGTCAGCTACAAAAGCTTCCCATTCCTTAAATTTTTCCTCACCCATTACTTTTTCCATTTTTACCTGGCCGCCCTTTTTCTTATTGGCCGCGTTCCAGTCATAAAAAACATCTGGTTTAATGGTTTTCACAATAACGCCTTTTAAAGCTTTACCACGGGCAACCTTGTAGTTTTTATTGGCATTTTGCAGGCTTTCATCCAGTTTTTTAGCGAGTTCTTCATTGTTGGCCTCGTCTGATGTTCCCAAATACCAGTAGTGATAGAATTCGTCATTATCGTCAGGATTCCGCTTTGCGGAAATGGTGAATTCAGGTATTTTAATATCAAAATGATCCTCTAATTCCTGCACCGCGTCACTCATTTTATTTACAGAAAGTTGGCTTCCCACCACATTAAGGAAAAACTTGGTGCGACCGGTAATTTTAATTTCTGCGCGCTCAATATCGGTGAATGCGATCGTATCGCCAATGAGGTATCTCCAGGCGCCACTTACGGTAGAAATGATCAAAATATAATCCTGATCTTTTTCCACTTCCGCAAGGGTATAGACCGGTGCATCCTGTAGGATGGAACCGTCTTCGTTGATATAATCAGGATTCATGGGTACGAACTCAAAGTAAATCCCATTATCTGTCACGAGACGCATAGAATCTGTTTCGGGACGTGTTTGAAAGGCGATAAAACCTTCGGAAGCCAGATAGGTGTCTATAATCGTAACCGGTTTTCCCAGAAGCGCTTTAAAACTTTTCTCATAAGGTGAAAAAGCTACCCCACCTGATGTATAAACCTGTAGATTAGGCCAAATATCATGTATATTGTTAAGTTTATTGACCTCAATTACCTTCTCGATCATGAGCTCCATCCAACTGGGAATTCCGCTCAAAGCGCCAATGTCCCACTGATCTGCATTTTTTGCAATGTGCTCCACTTTTTGATCCCAATCGTCAATTTTTGCAATTTCATCACCCGGCTTGTAATAACCTTTAAACCAGAAAGGAATTCGGCTTGCACTGATTCCGCTAATTTCCCCTTCCAGATGGCCGTTTTCTTCAGCCAGGGCCGTAGAGCTGCCCAGCATCATGATTTCTTTTTCAAAAAAGTCTGGTTCGAGGTCAAAATGCGCCAGCGCCCCCACTTGTTTGATTCCCGCAGAACGGATGGCGTCTATCATATCTTCTGTCACTGGGATACGCTTGCTTGTTTTGCCCGTAGTACCAGAACTTAAAGCAAAATAATCTGGGGTACCCGGCCAGGTAACATCTACTTCACCTTCGTGCATTTTACTCCACCATTGTTCATTGAGACTATTGTAGTCAAAGAAGGGAACATTTTTAGCAAAGGTTTTTTCCAGGTTTTCTTCCGGAAGCATGGCCTCGAAAGCATAATGTTTCCCAAACTGGGTATTTTTAGCCTTTTCCAGAAGGTTTTCAAGCACCTCGCGCTGTTCCTCAATGGGATTTGATTCATTAGTGAAGGAATCACTGAGATCTATTACACCTTTTATAATGGAACCGATTATTGCCATGACTGTTGCTTTATTTTATATGAATGGGGCTAAAATTAAATGTATACAGTTAGAAAACGCGCTAACTTAAAAATAGTTTAACAGGAAATAATTGTTTAGAGTAATAACGGATTCAATTTACTTTACGCCATACCTATCAAAAAGATAAACCAAACTTGCCATTGCGGCCGCACCAAGTTCGAGTTCGCGGCGGTTTACCACTTCAAAAGTATCATTCGCCGCATGATGATAGTCAAAATAGCGTTGTGAGTCGGGACGCAGGCCGGCAAGTACGATACCTTCTCCTTCCAGCGGACCAATATCTGCACCGCTATGGCCTTTTTCAAAATAATGTATCAGATAAGGTTTGAAAAGTTCCTTCCATTCTAAAACCTGCTGAACATTGGCATCGCTCGCATCAAAAGAAAACCCTCGTGGTGTAAATCCACCCGAATCACTTTCCAGGGCAAAAATGTGCTTTTGATTCTGTTTCTTAGCTTCTTCAGCATAGGTCGTTCCTCCGCGAAGACCGTTTTCCTCATTCATATAAAGCACCGCGCGAATGCTGTGTTTTGGTTTGTAATTGCTCGCTTTCATTAAGCGAAGTACTTCCATGCTTTGCACGATACCCGCGCCATCATCCTGAGCACCTTCGCCCAGGTCCCAGGAATCCATATGGCCGCCCACAACCATATACTTTTCGGGAGATTCACTACCGGTGATCTGACCTATCACATTATAGGATTTTACATCCTCGTGGTTTTCACAGGACATTTTATAATAAAATTGGGTCTCCGGATTTTCTTTTAATGTTTTGCTCAATAGATTCGCGCCGTTTGTACTTATAGCGGCAGCGGGAATGCGCTGCTCATCGGGAAGGTCACCGTAGGACATCGCTCCCGTATGTGGGAAATCATCCTGACGTAAGTTCATGGAGCGTACGATCACACCTACCGCACCATATTTTGCTGCTTCCATAGCGCCCGCACCACGTTGATCAACCGCATTTCCATACGCGTTGAACGTTTCAATAAGATCTGCCTGCATGGGCCTGTTATAAAAAACGAGTTTACCCTTAAGTTGGTCTTTTCCATAGCGTTCCAGGTCTTCAATACCCTGCACTTCGATAACTTTTGCGCTGAGTCCATTTTCTGCTGTGGCTACTGATCCACCAAGGGCACAGATGGGCACTGTTGTTTTTGCGGAATCAGTGGTTGTGAAATAGGCGGTCTCCGCTGCGCCACGCGTCCATTTTGGCACCATGACCGGCTGGAGCCATACACTGTCAAGTTGTAGTGTTTCCAATTCTTTTTTTGCCCATTGTACCGCTTTTTCCGCACCTTCGCTTCCGCTCAATCTGGGGCCAATATCCTTTGTCAACGTTCGTAACCATTCGTAACTTTTTCCCTGCATCAAAGAGATGTCATAGAGTTTGCGCAATGTTATAGAATCCTGTTCGGTTTGTGCGTTTAGGCTTGTTAAACCCATAAACAGGGTAAAAAAGCTTAAAAATAGGCGTAGGGTCATGTTTTTCTTATTTTGTGAGATGCTAAAATATAAAAGAAACCAGCGTATAGCTTTATTTGATGTCATGAATTTGCAAAAGAAAATAGTTGCAGTTGCTTTAATTTTTGGAGGCTACTATTCCGTATAACGCCAATTTATATTCTATCTACACTATATCTCCTGACATAAGATGTGGAGCAAGATTTTGCTTCGTTACTATTAAGGCGTGCGCCCTAAGAATTATTTGTACATTTACGGCCATGGAATTTTCCTCAAAATTGCTTGAAAATGCCGTTTACGAGATGTCCCAACTCCCGGGCATAGGTAAGCGTACCGCGCTGCGCCTCGTACTGCACCTCTTGCGCCAGCCCGAAGAGCAGACTGGGCATTTGACCCAGGCATTGAATAAACTGCGCGGTGAGATCAACTTCTGTAAAAACTGTCATAATATTTCTGATACCACATTGTGCGAAATCTGTGCAAACCCTAACCGGGAGTCTGCCATCGTTTGTGTGGTAGAAGATGTGAGGGATGTCATGGCGATTGAAAATACCAGCCAGTACCGCGGTCAGTATCATGTGCTGGGTGGCAAGATTTCCCCGCTGGATGGTATTGGCCCACAGGATCTTAACATTGCAAGCCTAATTGAAAAAGTAAAGCAAGGGGAGGTCAGTGAGGTCATTTTTGCCCTAAGTTCAACGATGGAAGGAGATACCACCAATTTTTATATTTATCGCCAGCTCGAGGATTTACCGGTAAAAACTTCTACTATTGCACGCGGGATTGCGGTGGGCGATGAGCTTGAATATGCAGATGAAGTTACGCTGGGACGTAGTATTCTCAACCGTATTCCCTTTGAGAATTCCTTAAAAAGCTAATGCGTGCAACTCTCTGTCATTGTCTTAAACTATAACGTACGCTATCATTTAGAGCTTTGCCTGCTTTCGGTAATGCGGGCGCTCAAAGATATCAATGCCGAAATTATCGTGGTTGATAATGCTTCTTCTGACGCTAGTCTTGAGATGTTGGCAGATCGCTTTCCGCAGATCAATGTGATCGCCAATAGCGAAAACCTCGGTTTTTCTAAAGCAAACAATCTGGGCGTCAAACAGGCTAAAGGAGAGTATGTCTGTATATTGAATCCAGACACGGTACTGCCGGAGGATTGTTTTACAGAACTCCTGGCCTTCGCTGAAACCATACAAAAATTGGGAGCCATAGGCATACGGCTCATAGACGGTACCGGTTCCTTTTTGCCAGAAAGTAAAAGAAACCTGCCCACGCCAAAGGTTGCCATAGCCAAATTGCTACGAAATTCAAAAGCCTATTACGCAGGGGATTGTGGCGAAGGGGAAACCGCTAAAGTGCAGGTGCTGGTAGGTGCATTTATGCTCATGAAAAGGGAAGTGTATGAGCAGCAGGGCGGTTTTGATGAAGACTATTTTATGTATGGGGAAGATATAGACCTTTCTTACCGGCTGTTGCAGGCGGGTTATAGCAATTATTACTTCGGGAAGGTTACCGCAATTCATTTTAAAGGTGAAAGTACATTGCGGGATAAAATTTATGCCAGGCGTTTCTATGAAGCGATGGGCATATTTTATAAAAAACACTTTGGCAGCAATGAGATGGAAGCGC
It contains:
- a CDS encoding MATE family efflux transporter; the encoded protein is MQLKNYTKEFNTNLKLAFPIMLGQLGHILVALADNLMVGRLGAAPLAAVSLGNSLVFIALSLGIGFSFAITPLIAEADGAADTKMGRNYFHHGIVLCTINGILLFLLLLLAKPLLYYLDQPVEVVVLAIPYMEIVAFSLIPLMIFQAFKQFADGLSNTRYAMYATILANVVNVFFNYLLIYGKLGFPRLELEGAAYGTLISRFFMLWLLYFILSRREKFKPYFIWTRRKAFKLAIFKRIFDLGFPTAMQMLFEVALFTSCIFLSGILGTNAQAANQIALNLAAMTFMIAVGLGVTATIRVGNQKGKLDYQNMRRIALSLFLQVFLIEAVFAVGFILLKDVLPPFYIDNAEVILLASQLLVVAALFQLSDGLQVVILGALRGLQDVKVPTYICFVAYWLVGFPVAWYFGKAENMGSQGIWFGLLAGLSTSALFLYIRFHYLSQKLIHAHNKSGIKPGEAINR
- a CDS encoding GH3 auxin-responsive promoter family protein — encoded protein: MAIIGSIIKGVIDLSDSFTNESNPIEEQREVLENLLEKAKNTQFGKHYAFEAMLPEENLEKTFAKNVPFFDYNSLNEQWWSKMHEGEVDVTWPGTPDYFALSSGTTGKTSKRIPVTEDMIDAIRSAGIKQVGALAHFDLEPDFFEKEIMMLGSSTALAEENGHLEGEISGISASRIPFWFKGYYKPGDEIAKIDDWDQKVEHIAKNADQWDIGALSGIPSWMELMIEKVIEVNKLNNIHDIWPNLQVYTSGGVAFSPYEKSFKALLGKPVTIIDTYLASEGFIAFQTRPETDSMRLVTDNGIYFEFVPMNPDYINEDGSILQDAPVYTLAEVEKDQDYILIISTVSGAWRYLIGDTIAFTDIERAEIKITGRTKFFLNVVGSQLSVNKMSDAVQELEDHFDIKIPEFTISAKRNPDDNDEFYHYWYLGTSDEANNEELAKKLDESLQNANKNYKVARGKALKGVIVKTIKPDVFYDWNAANKKKGGQVKMEKVMGEEKFKEWEAFVADQ
- a CDS encoding M20/M25/M40 family metallo-hydrolase, whose product is MTLRLFLSFFTLFMGLTSLNAQTEQDSITLRKLYDISLMQGKSYEWLRTLTKDIGPRLSGSEGAEKAVQWAKKELETLQLDSVWLQPVMVPKWTRGAAETAYFTTTDSAKTTVPICALGGSVATAENGLSAKVIEVQGIEDLERYGKDQLKGKLVFYNRPMQADLIETFNAYGNAVDQRGAGAMEAAKYGAVGVIVRSMNLRQDDFPHTGAMSYGDLPDEQRIPAAAISTNGANLLSKTLKENPETQFYYKMSCENHEDVKSYNVIGQITGSESPEKYMVVGGHMDSWDLGEGAQDDGAGIVQSMEVLRLMKASNYKPKHSIRAVLYMNEENGLRGGTTYAEEAKKQNQKHIFALESDSGGFTPRGFSFDASDANVQQVLEWKELFKPYLIHYFEKGHSGADIGPLEGEGIVLAGLRPDSQRYFDYHHAANDTFEVVNRRELELGAAAMASLVYLFDRYGVK
- the recR gene encoding recombination mediator RecR, with translation MEFSSKLLENAVYEMSQLPGIGKRTALRLVLHLLRQPEEQTGHLTQALNKLRGEINFCKNCHNISDTTLCEICANPNRESAIVCVVEDVRDVMAIENTSQYRGQYHVLGGKISPLDGIGPQDLNIASLIEKVKQGEVSEVIFALSSTMEGDTTNFYIYRQLEDLPVKTSTIARGIAVGDELEYADEVTLGRSILNRIPFENSLKS
- a CDS encoding glycosyltransferase family 2 protein; this encodes MQLSVIVLNYNVRYHLELCLLSVMRALKDINAEIIVVDNASSDASLEMLADRFPQINVIANSENLGFSKANNLGVKQAKGEYVCILNPDTVLPEDCFTELLAFAETIQKLGAIGIRLIDGTGSFLPESKRNLPTPKVAIAKLLRNSKAYYAGDCGEGETAKVQVLVGAFMLMKREVYEQQGGFDEDYFMYGEDIDLSYRLLQAGYSNYYFGKVTAIHFKGESTLRDKIYARRFYEAMGIFYKKHFGSNEMEARLVALALQAAKNVKTFPRVRNVQDILKEPLVVVSSDTGFIAQTETRAFSKTKIYKTLTDCDSHTECGMFIFDAGSFDYKEIIACMQMLNKRKSTFRIHPPECNFILGSDSSTRQGKVIFLSSLQN